The Rhododendron vialii isolate Sample 1 chromosome 6a, ASM3025357v1 genome includes a window with the following:
- the LOC131330923 gene encoding uncharacterized protein LOC131330923, translating to MEQPDMIFIQESKLECMDRFTIQKLWGNGDFAFAVSNAIGSSGGLLSIWNRKFFKADNIISHRSFIVMHGVINNSFPCCLANVYAPNEVEDRRVLWDELLGLKGNSSTPWCIGGDFNEISSISERKGCQRLERGMKEFLEFFNSMELLDIPMIGRKFTWTNYQDHAILSRLDRFLISQQWLDSFKLLQWGLHRPISDHCPILLTDDSRDWGPRPFKFMDIWLSNPKCMIIAKET from the coding sequence ATGGAACAGCCAGATATGATCTTTATTCAGGAGTCTAAACTGGAGTGCATGGACAGATTTACTATCCAGAAATTATGGGGAAATGGGGATTTCGCTTTTGCGGTGTCTAATGCCATCGGATCTTCTGGTGGTCTGCTGTCCATTTGGAATAGAAAATTTTTCAAAGCTGATAATATCATCTCCCATAGGTCGTTCATTGTTATGCATGGTGTAATCAATAATTCTTTTCCTTGTTGTTTGGCTAATGTTTATGCTCCGAATGAGGTGGAAGACAGGAGAGTCCTATGGGATGAACTTCTTGGTTTAAAGGGGAATTCCTCTACTCCGTGGTGTATAGGGGGTGACTTTAACGAAATTTCATCTATCAGTGAAAGGAAAGGGTGCCAACGATTGGAGAGAGGAATGAAGGAGTTTTTAGAATTCTTTAACTCCATGGAGCTTCTTGACATTCCAATGATTGGAAGGAAGTTCACGTGGACGAATTACCAAGATCATGCCATTTTGAGTCGGCTGGACAGATTTTTGATTTCTCAACAGTGGCTGGATAGTTTCAAGCTTCTTCAATGGGGGCTTCACCGGCCTATCTCTGATCATTGCCCCATTCTGCTCACTGATGACAGCAGAGATTGGGGGCCCAGACCTTTCAAATTCATGGATATCTGGCTCTCAAACCCAAAATGTATGATTATTGCTAAGGAAACATGA
- the LOC131330924 gene encoding protease Do-like 9, whose product MSSNSLIASLTPLLCKSKLSIIDERTIDTKNSFPSPANFPSRVISCSLSPYPSMTLPKSCSVRYSVSSLGQNNKVDSNYGDEDEDEDKEKQNKSSYTKNINVRSLVDTVVKVFCVRAFQSYTYPWLMEEEESFRSGFIISGRRVLTSARAINLHMEVKLKKKNSDTWFTASVLALAYESDLAMLTVNDDKFWEGVKPVDFGDLPAPKENITVIGYPHMRDFVSVTEGRVSQLGMTRYESWEASLLAFKVKVAGDEGKVGGPVFNTRGECVGLILQWIDNVTTVVPTEVIKHFIQDCDKNGAHTALPILAIKWQKMESFSLRVFMKMEPDQQGVLITEVNPNYPECLDERYHNWKIPDEDEVLSEAFYEERVVLCKVTFLSFHDLSRVLKGDITTGYEAEEEVQNQVIVAFNDRPVKGLKSLVSMVESCGEEFLKFTLENHKHNLFVNEHNLPSHKLQSHPKGKSQIKQRAVLSGFKDARIILNMPTKNWKAGYTHGMHYNGDESRINFNESCRIIITSILVTVTITIPSPPRRRLIDHTQILTTMEEDDNNLRTLLA is encoded by the exons ATGTCTTCTAATTCCCTGATCGCGAGTCTTACTCCTCTTCTCTGCAAGTCTAAGTTGTCGATCATTGATGAAAGGACTATCGATACCAAGAATTCCTTCCCCTCCCCCGCAAACTTTCCCAGTCGTGTCATCTCCTGCTCATTGTCTCCATATCCTTCGATGACTCTCCCTAAGTCGTGCTCTGTCCGATATTCGGTTTCTTCACTAGGACAGAATAATAAGGTAGATTCCAACTATGGcgatgaggatgaggatgaggacAAGGAAAAACAGAACAAGTCCTCCTATACGAAGAACATTAACGTTCGT TCACTGGTAGATACAGTTGTCAAGGTGTTTTGCGTCAGAGCATTTCAAAGTTACACTTACCCAtggttaatggaagaagaagagagcttCAGGAGTGGATTCATTATAAGCGGGAGAAGAGTGCTAACTAGTGCTAGAGCTATTAATCTGCACATGGAAGTGAagctcaagaaaaaaaatagtgataCGTGGTTTACGGCTTCGGTGCTTGCTTTAGCATATGAGAGTGATCTTG CAATGCTGACAGTCAATGATGACAAGTTCTGGGAAGGAGTTAAGCCAGTGGATTTTGGAGACCTGCCAGCACCCAAAGAAAATATAACTGTTATTGGTTATCCACACATGAGAGATTTTGTATCTGTGACGGAGGGTCGTGTGTCACAATTGGGCATGACACGTTATGAGTCTTGGGAAGCCAGTCTTTTGGCTTTTAAG GTCAAGGTTGCTGGGGACGAAGGGAAAGTTGGTGGACCTGTTTTCAATACAAGAGGCGAATGCGTGGGATTGATACTTCAATGGATAGACAACGTAACCACTGTTGTACCTACAGAGGTTATTAAGCACTTCATTCAAGACTGTGACAAGAATGGAGCACACACCG CACTCCCAATACTCGCCATCAAGTGGCAGAAGATGGAAAGTTTTAGTTTGCGAGTGTTCATGAAGATGGAACCTGATCAACAAGGTGTTCTTATAACAGAAGTCAACCCCAATTATCCAGAATGCCTC GACGAAAGGTACCACAACTGGAAGATTCCAGATGAAGACGAGGTTTTGTCCGAGGCTTTTTATGAAGAGCGTGTTGTGCTTTGTAAGGTGACCTTCCTTTCATTTCATGATCTTTCTCGT GTGCTTAAAGGTGACATTACTACTGGATacgaggcggaggaggaggtgCAAAATCAG GTTATCGTCGCTTTTAATGATAGGCCTGTTAAGGGGCTAAAGAGCTTGGTTAGTATGGTGGAAAGTTGCGGTGAAGAATTCTTGAAGTTCACTCTTGAAAACCACAAG CACAATCTTTTCGTCAATGAGCACAATTTGCCTAGTCATAAGTTGCAGAGTCATCCCAAAGGAAAATCCCAAATAAAGCAAAGAGCGGTTTTGAGCGGCTTTAAGGACGCAAGGATCATTTTAAACATGCCAACCAAAAACTGGAAGGCAGGTTATACACACGGTATGCATTATAATGGTGATGAAAGTCGCATCAATTTCAATGAAAGCTGCAGAATCATCATCACAAGCATTCTGGTCACCGTTACCATCACAATCCCTTCACCTCCACGTCGAAGGCTGATCGATCATACCCAGATTCTAACGACAATGGAGGAAGATGACAACAATCTCCGCACTTTACTTGCATAG